CCTCCTGGTCTGACCACATGTTGCGCGGCGATCGCAGCGCTCGTTCTCGGCCTGCTTCATGCTCCTATGGATCGGCGGAGACGTTTTCCCTTTGCTCCTACGAAGGCGTGGAAGAATGGTCGGTAACTCGGGGATAGCCTCTACTCAACCTGATGGAGAGGAGGCATTGAGGAATGACCGAGACAGCCGCATCGACCGACGCGCCTATCGATCCCATAGCGCTGCGTCGCGCCTTCGGCACGTTCGTGACCGGTGTTACCGTGATCACGACGCGTGACGAGGACGGCACGCCGCGCGGCATGACCGCAAACTCCTTTACCTCCGTTTCGTTGGACCCGCCTTTGCTGCTCGTCTGCGTGGCGAAGTCGGCATCGAGCTACCACGCCTTCACCAGAGCCGGATGCTTTGCCGTCAACGTTCTGCATGAGGGACAGGTCGATGTTTCCGGGATCTTCGCCTCAAAGTCGCAGGACAAGTTCCAATCGGTGACACATGACCACATCCACACGGGTGCGCCGGTGCTGACAGACAGTTTGACCTGGTTCGACTGCACCACCTCAAACACGGTTGACGCCGGCGACCATGCGATCTTGATCGGTGAGGTTCGCGCCTTCGGCACCAGCCCGACTGCGCCGCTTGGCTTCTGCAGGGGGCGCTACGCCAGCGTGAAGGATCCGCTGCCGAATGGCTGGCTTGCTTCTCATGGCATGATCATCGGCTATCTCATCGAAGCTGGCGATCGTCTGCTGCTGCGCTCGGACGGCAAGGGCAGCTGGGTGCTGCCATCGGCACGGCGTCGAAAGGCGGATAGCCAGCTCGTCGTCGACGGCGGCGATGCGCTTCGCCTCGTACCGGAAGAAACGTTTCTCTATTCCGTATTCGACGTTGCCGACAGCGATCCGGGTTATCTTGTTTACCGCGCCCGCCTGGCCGGCGAGGGGAGCAGCCTGCCTGGTGATCTTCGCTTTTTCCCGATCGACGATTTGCCCTATGACGCGATCGCCACCCATGAACTGCGTTCCATGCTGCGGCGCTATGTGCGCGAGCGGCAGGCGGGGCGCTTCGGCATCTACATGGATTCCGATGACGGCGGTCGCGTCGCGATGATCGACGGCGAGGCCCGTGCCTGGCTTCAAGCCTCCCAAGACCAAGGACAGTGATATGAAGACGACAGTCACCTCCATCGAAGGATCGCGCCAGCTCGTGTTCATCGATGGGCAGTTCGTGAAGCCCAGAAACGGCACGTATATCCAAAGCTATGACCCGACGACGGGCAAGCCCTGGTACGAATTTGCCGATGGCGATGCGGACGATGTCGACGCCGCCGTTGCGGCCGCCAGCACCGCCTTTCGCAACCCGGCGTGGCGGCGCATGACACAGACCGACCGCGGCGGGTTGATGCGCCGTCTCGCCGAGCTCGTGCGTCAGAATGCCGATGCGCTTGCAGCAATCGAGACCCGCGACAACGGCAAGCTGCTCAAGGAAACCACGGCGCAGATGCGCGCCATGCCAGACAGCTACCACTACTTCGCCGGCATGGCCGACAAGCTGCAGGGCGAGACGATCCCGATCAACCGGCTCGACACCTTGAACTTTAATCTTCGCGAACCCTTGGGCGTCATCGGAATGATCACGCCGTGGAATTCGCCGCTGATGTTGCTGACCGGCACGCTGGCGCCATGCCTGGCGATCGGCAACACGGTCGTCATCAAGCCTTCGGAACATGCAACTGCTTCCACGCTGGCGCTTGCCGAGCTGATCCACGAGGCGGGTTTTCCAGCCGGCGTCGTCAATGTGGTAACGGGTACGGGAAAAAGCGCCGGGGAGGCGCTGACGCGCCACCCCGGTGTCGCGAAATATGTCTTTACGGGCAGCACAGCCACCGGTCGACGGATCGCGGGCAATGCAGCTGAGAACCTCATTCCCTGCTCAATGGAGCTTGGTGGTAAGTCGCCCCATGTGGTCTTCGGGGATGTCGATATCGAACATGCCGTAAATGGCGTCGTCTCCGGCGTCTTCGCGGCTGCCGGCCAGACCTGCGTGGCAGGCTCACGCTGCTTTGTCGAGGCGGGTGCCTACGCCAGGTTCATCGACGCGCTCGTCGCCAGGACCGAGCAGATCTGCGTCGGCCTGCCGACGGCCGACGACACGGATATCGGCCCGCTCGCGCTCGCCGACCAACTTACGAAAGTGGAGGGCTACGTCGCATCCGGCGTCAGGGAAGGCGCGAAGATCGCCACAGGCGGCCGCCGACCCCAGCGAGAAGGACTTGCTGAAGGAGGCTGGTACTTCGAGCCGACCGTCATGATCGACGCGCAGAACGACATGACCTTCATGCGCGACGAACTCTTCGGCCCTGTGGTCGGGGTCATGCCGTTCCGCGACGAGGAGGAGATGATCCAACTCGCCAACGACACGCGCTATGGCCTCGCCTCTGGCATCTGGACCAAGGACATCGATCGGGCGCTGCGCTTCGCCAATCGGATCGACGCCGGCACGGTGTGGATCAACACTTATCGATCCGCCTCCTTCATGTCCGCCAATGGCGGCTTCAAGGAAAGCGGCTACGGCCGGCGTGGCGGCTTCGAGGTCATGCACGAGTTCTCGCGGCTGAAGAACGTCATCGTCGATTACTCCGGCGCGATGCAGGACCCCTTCGTCATTCGCTTGAAG
Above is a genomic segment from Ensifer canadensis containing:
- a CDS encoding flavin reductase, whose protein sequence is MTETAASTDAPIDPIALRRAFGTFVTGVTVITTRDEDGTPRGMTANSFTSVSLDPPLLLVCVAKSASSYHAFTRAGCFAVNVLHEGQVDVSGIFASKSQDKFQSVTHDHIHTGAPVLTDSLTWFDCTTSNTVDAGDHAILIGEVRAFGTSPTAPLGFCRGRYASVKDPLPNGWLASHGMIIGYLIEAGDRLLLRSDGKGSWVLPSARRRKADSQLVVDGGDALRLVPEETFLYSVFDVADSDPGYLVYRARLAGEGSSLPGDLRFFPIDDLPYDAIATHELRSMLRRYVRERQAGRFGIYMDSDDGGRVAMIDGEARAWLQASQDQGQ
- a CDS encoding aldehyde dehydrogenase, with translation MKTTVTSIEGSRQLVFIDGQFVKPRNGTYIQSYDPTTGKPWYEFADGDADDVDAAVAAASTAFRNPAWRRMTQTDRGGLMRRLAELVRQNADALAAIETRDNGKLLKETTAQMRAMPDSYHYFAGMADKLQGETIPINRLDTLNFNLREPLGVIGMITPWNSPLMLLTGTLAPCLAIGNTVVIKPSEHATASTLALAELIHEAGFPAGVVNVVTGTGKSAGEALTRHPGVAKYVFTGSTATGRRIAGNAAENLIPCSMELGGKSPHVVFGDVDIEHAVNGVVSGVFAAAGQTCVAGSRCFVEAGAYARFIDALVARTEQICVGLPTADDTDIGPLALADQLTKVEGYVASGVREGAKIATGGRRPQREGLAEGGWYFEPTVMIDAQNDMTFMRDELFGPVVGVMPFRDEEEMIQLANDTRYGLASGIWTKDIDRALRFANRIDAGTVWINTYRSASFMSANGGFKESGYGRRGGFEVMHEFSRLKNVIVDYSGAMQDPFVIRLK